The following proteins are encoded in a genomic region of Numida meleagris isolate 19003 breed g44 Domestic line linkage group LGE64, NumMel1.0, whole genome shotgun sequence:
- the LOC110390408 gene encoding uncharacterized protein LOC110390408: protein MSLKEKKKKKPCSDDYHSGPQGKSVESLMRDIHVCRSVGLEIINRTKTVTLRDFGSYCFSGKNVHTPPFDIGPHSKGACTFAKTPYSLRGSVGTVVFKADTFFVAITFSNPFDYILYKIEFALEIFTEENHLGNLSYVFSKMMKSKPHCSSSLFQRAVLESEHETLEVSKGNIRVQAKMSNSEKAILKVQVEEMDPPPYHKDM from the exons ATGtcactgaaggagaagaaaaagaagaagccTTGCAGTGATGACTATCACTCTGGACCACAGGGTAAGAGCGTGGAGAGCCTGATGAGGGACATCCATGTATGCCGCAGCGTGGGTCTGGAGATCATCAACAGGACCAAGACAGTGACACTGAGGGACTTCGG GAGTTATTGCTTCAGTGGCAAGAACGTGCACACTCCGCCCTTTGATATTGGCCCACACTCCAAAGGAGCATGCACCTTTGCAAAAACTCCCTACAGCCTGCGAGGGAGCGTGGGGACTGTGGTCTTCAAGGCTGACACTTTCTTTGTGGCCATCACATTCTCCAACCCCTTTGACTACATCCTTTACAAAATTGAGTTTGCCTTGGAGATCTTCACAGAGGAGAACCACCTGGGAAACCTCAGTTATGTCTTCTCCAAAATGATGAAGAGCAAACCACACTGCAGCTCCTCGCTCTTCCAGCGAGCCGTACTGGAGTCTGAACATGAAACCCTGGAAGTCTCCAAGGGGAACATTCGTGTCCAAGCCAAGATGTCCAACAGTGAGAAAGCCATCCTGAAAGTCCAGGTTGAAGAAATGGATCCACCACCCTACCACAAAGACATGTGA
- the LOC110390409 gene encoding uncharacterized serine/threonine-protein kinase SBK3-like, with translation MPPLHAMGPLQPGAGLCRAMAEPEEDEEDNAAALEQLMAQTGQALQWQELEEQFCVLDELGSGTYGHVVLTEPRDGGSPVVLKMMLKERTERRAFLREYCIARCLSGHAACIRALPLAFENSTHFVFGQELAPAGDLCNLLTPGEGLPEVLVKRCASQLAEALDFMHSQALVHRDVKLDNVLLFDHECRRVKLADFGLTRLQGSEIGAMSGALPYAPPELCLLQGSDTLELDSSLDVWAFAVLLFCLCTGCFPWAVAASSDPQFEAFSTWQGDTGGREAPESWGVFECGAQEMLQRLLRLDPDRRSPAIEVRKYLALPWLTAPSSRDQTDGIDGLAVVDGNGRGRGEGDAHGAVDGGPQSPLAQGSRGSGDDGERGDSSYGEGNSVPTTPASAVALCH, from the exons ATGCCCCCTCTGCATGCTATGGGGCCATtgcagcctggtgctgggctctgcagggccaTGGCAGAACCAGAAGAAGATGAGGAGGACAACGCGGCAGCCCTGGAGCAGCTGATGGCTCAGACAGGCCAGGCACTGCAATGgcaggagctggaagagcaGTTCTGCGTGCTGGATGAGCTGGGCAGCGGCACGTATGGCCATGTGGTGCTCACCGAGCCCCGGGATGGTG GCTCACCAGTGGTCCTCAAGATGATGTTGAAGGAACGGACTGAGCGACGGGCGTTCCTGCGGGAGTATTGCATAGCCCGGTGCCTCTCTGGCCACGCTGCCTGCATCCGTGCCCTGCCCCTTGCCTTCGAGAACTCCACGCATTTCGTCTTTGGGCAGGAGCTGGCTCCCGCTGGGGACTTGTGCAACCTTCTCACACCAGGG GAGGGCCTGCCCGAGGTGCTGGTAAAGCGCTGTGCCTCTCAGCTGGCCGAGGCGCTGGATTTCATGCACAGCCAGGCCCTGGTGCACCGGGACGTCAAACTGGACAACGTGCTGCTCTTCGACCACGAGTGCCGCCGCGTGAAGCTGGCTGACTTTGGGCTCACCCGCCTGCAGGGGTCAGAAATTGGTGCCATGTCTGGGGCGCTGCCCTACGCCCCACCggagctctgcttgctgcagggctCTGACACATTGGAGCTGGACTCTAGTCTGGATGTTTGGGCTTTCGCTGTactgctcttctgcctctgcaCTGGCTGCTTCCCATGGGCTGTAGCTGCCAGCTCTGACCCACAGTTCGAGGCCTTCAGCACTTGGCAGGGTGACACGGGGGGACGGGAAGCACCGGAGTCCTGGGGTGTCTTCGAGTGTGGGGcgcaggagatgctgcagcgCCTGCTGCGGCTCGACCCTGACCGCCGCAGCCCAGCCATTGAGGTGCGCAAGTACCTGGCCCTGCCCTGGCTGACAGCACCAAGCAGCAGGGATCAGACTGATGGCATTGATGGGCTGGCAGTGGTGGATGGCAATGGACGTGGAAGGGGGGAAGGCGATGCACACGGAGCGGTGGATGGTGGCCCTCAGTCACCGCTTGCCCAAGGGTCAAGGGGTTCAGGGGATGATGGGGAGCGCGGTGACAGCAGCTATGGGGAGGGGAACAGTGTGCCCACAACACCCGCCAGCGCCGTGGCCCTGTGCCACTAG
- the LOC110390407 gene encoding CD5 antigen-like isoform X3: protein MGGLRDLGLCLAVPARLSGGHSQCQGRVELLQAGAWASVCAVGWDLAAARVLCRQLGCGRPRSVPVPCSPPMAEGNAVGLRQVLCAGQELDLEHCELQPGDAADCPSDHVAAVNCEEPFRLRLANGPKRCAGRLEVQWAGRWGTVCDDGWSKANAAVVCQELGCGEAQGLDGEWPRFGPGIGHIWLDDVRCRGQERSLQDCAHRVWGYHDCTHREDIGVVCQDP, encoded by the exons ATGGGGGGGCTGCGTGACCTTGGACTGTGCCTGG cagTGCCTGCCCGGCTCTCCGGCGGCCACTCCCAGTGCCAGGGCcgtgtggagctgctgcaggctggtgcCTGGGCCTCGGTCTGCGCTGTGGGCTGGGACCTTGCAGCTGCCCGAGTCCTGTGCCGCCAGCTGGGCTGCGGCCGCCCTCGTTCTgtccctgtgccctgcagcccGCCCATGGCCGAGGGGAACGCGGTGGGTCTGCGTCAGGTGCTGTGcgcagggcaggagctggacTTGGAGCACTGCGAGCTGCAGCCTGGTGATGCTGCAGACTGTCCCTCCGACCACGTGGCTGCTGTCAACTGCGAGG AGCCCTTCAGGCTACGGCTGGCCAACGGGCCCAAGCGCTGTGCAGGGCGGCTGGAGGTGCAGTGGGCCGGGCGCTGGGGCACGGTGTGCGATGACGGATGGAGCAAGGCCAACGCAGCAGTGGTatgccaggagctgggctgcggCGAGGCACAGGGCCTGGATGGGGAATGGCCGCGTTTCGGGCCTGGTATTGGGCACATCTGGCTGGATGACGTCCGATGCCGAGGGCAGGAGAGGAGCCTGCAGGACTGCGCACACCGTGTGTGGGGATACCATGACTGCACCCACCGCGAGGACATCGGAGTTGTATGCCAG GATCCTTGA
- the LOC110390407 gene encoding CD5 antigen-like isoform X1, whose translation MGGLRDLGLCLALCCGAVIGSAVPARLSGGHSQCQGRVELLQAGAWASVCAVGWDLAAARVLCRQLGCGRPRSVPVPCSPPMAEGNAVGLRQVLCAGQELDLEHCELQPGDAADCPSDHVAAVNCEEPFRLRLANGPKRCAGRLEVQWAGRWGTVCDDGWSKANAAVVCQELGCGEAQGLDGEWPRFGPGIGHIWLDDVRCRGQERSLQDCAHRVWGYHDCTHREDIGVVCQDP comes from the exons ATGGGGGGGCTGCGTGACCTTGGACTGTGCCTGG ctttgtgctgtggtGCCGTGATTGGATCTG cagTGCCTGCCCGGCTCTCCGGCGGCCACTCCCAGTGCCAGGGCcgtgtggagctgctgcaggctggtgcCTGGGCCTCGGTCTGCGCTGTGGGCTGGGACCTTGCAGCTGCCCGAGTCCTGTGCCGCCAGCTGGGCTGCGGCCGCCCTCGTTCTgtccctgtgccctgcagcccGCCCATGGCCGAGGGGAACGCGGTGGGTCTGCGTCAGGTGCTGTGcgcagggcaggagctggacTTGGAGCACTGCGAGCTGCAGCCTGGTGATGCTGCAGACTGTCCCTCCGACCACGTGGCTGCTGTCAACTGCGAGG AGCCCTTCAGGCTACGGCTGGCCAACGGGCCCAAGCGCTGTGCAGGGCGGCTGGAGGTGCAGTGGGCCGGGCGCTGGGGCACGGTGTGCGATGACGGATGGAGCAAGGCCAACGCAGCAGTGGTatgccaggagctgggctgcggCGAGGCACAGGGCCTGGATGGGGAATGGCCGCGTTTCGGGCCTGGTATTGGGCACATCTGGCTGGATGACGTCCGATGCCGAGGGCAGGAGAGGAGCCTGCAGGACTGCGCACACCGTGTGTGGGGATACCATGACTGCACCCACCGCGAGGACATCGGAGTTGTATGCCAG GATCCTTGA
- the LOC110390407 gene encoding CD5 antigen-like isoform X4 has product MGGLRDLGLCLVPARLSGGHSQCQGRVELLQAGAWASVCAVGWDLAAARVLCRQLGCGRPRSVPVPCSPPMAEGNAVGLRQVLCAGQELDLEHCELQPGDAADCPSDHVAAVNCEEPFRLRLANGPKRCAGRLEVQWAGRWGTVCDDGWSKANAAVVCQELGCGEAQGLDGEWPRFGPGIGHIWLDDVRCRGQERSLQDCAHRVWGYHDCTHREDIGVVCQDP; this is encoded by the exons ATGGGGGGGCTGCGTGACCTTGGACTGTGCCTGG TGCCTGCCCGGCTCTCCGGCGGCCACTCCCAGTGCCAGGGCcgtgtggagctgctgcaggctggtgcCTGGGCCTCGGTCTGCGCTGTGGGCTGGGACCTTGCAGCTGCCCGAGTCCTGTGCCGCCAGCTGGGCTGCGGCCGCCCTCGTTCTgtccctgtgccctgcagcccGCCCATGGCCGAGGGGAACGCGGTGGGTCTGCGTCAGGTGCTGTGcgcagggcaggagctggacTTGGAGCACTGCGAGCTGCAGCCTGGTGATGCTGCAGACTGTCCCTCCGACCACGTGGCTGCTGTCAACTGCGAGG AGCCCTTCAGGCTACGGCTGGCCAACGGGCCCAAGCGCTGTGCAGGGCGGCTGGAGGTGCAGTGGGCCGGGCGCTGGGGCACGGTGTGCGATGACGGATGGAGCAAGGCCAACGCAGCAGTGGTatgccaggagctgggctgcggCGAGGCACAGGGCCTGGATGGGGAATGGCCGCGTTTCGGGCCTGGTATTGGGCACATCTGGCTGGATGACGTCCGATGCCGAGGGCAGGAGAGGAGCCTGCAGGACTGCGCACACCGTGTGTGGGGATACCATGACTGCACCCACCGCGAGGACATCGGAGTTGTATGCCAG GATCCTTGA
- the LOC110390407 gene encoding CD5 antigen-like isoform X2, with protein MGGLRDLGLCLALCCGAVIGSVPARLSGGHSQCQGRVELLQAGAWASVCAVGWDLAAARVLCRQLGCGRPRSVPVPCSPPMAEGNAVGLRQVLCAGQELDLEHCELQPGDAADCPSDHVAAVNCEEPFRLRLANGPKRCAGRLEVQWAGRWGTVCDDGWSKANAAVVCQELGCGEAQGLDGEWPRFGPGIGHIWLDDVRCRGQERSLQDCAHRVWGYHDCTHREDIGVVCQDP; from the exons ATGGGGGGGCTGCGTGACCTTGGACTGTGCCTGG ctttgtgctgtggtGCCGTGATTGGATCTG TGCCTGCCCGGCTCTCCGGCGGCCACTCCCAGTGCCAGGGCcgtgtggagctgctgcaggctggtgcCTGGGCCTCGGTCTGCGCTGTGGGCTGGGACCTTGCAGCTGCCCGAGTCCTGTGCCGCCAGCTGGGCTGCGGCCGCCCTCGTTCTgtccctgtgccctgcagcccGCCCATGGCCGAGGGGAACGCGGTGGGTCTGCGTCAGGTGCTGTGcgcagggcaggagctggacTTGGAGCACTGCGAGCTGCAGCCTGGTGATGCTGCAGACTGTCCCTCCGACCACGTGGCTGCTGTCAACTGCGAGG AGCCCTTCAGGCTACGGCTGGCCAACGGGCCCAAGCGCTGTGCAGGGCGGCTGGAGGTGCAGTGGGCCGGGCGCTGGGGCACGGTGTGCGATGACGGATGGAGCAAGGCCAACGCAGCAGTGGTatgccaggagctgggctgcggCGAGGCACAGGGCCTGGATGGGGAATGGCCGCGTTTCGGGCCTGGTATTGGGCACATCTGGCTGGATGACGTCCGATGCCGAGGGCAGGAGAGGAGCCTGCAGGACTGCGCACACCGTGTGTGGGGATACCATGACTGCACCCACCGCGAGGACATCGGAGTTGTATGCCAG GATCCTTGA
- the LOC110390403 gene encoding proline-rich protein 36-like produces the protein MRSIHSAAELGPDVTMRSTHLPEELGPDVTMKSSHPAAELGPDVTTRSTHSAAELDPESTVWSTHLPEELGPDGTTQSVHSSAELGLGLSIWSAYPTADISTWSTRPSAEPDVEDTMRSTPPAAESGLEGTTWDTHSSADFDLDGTMRSKQSSAEASLEGTTGSKHLAAETSLRGTTWSTHPTEGAASDGIMRRTLPTAESGAGPMGISALPTRAPSPSPSLAPTLGLSVSPALAVQLNPGSGTRSQHPTEAPRTQRPPEPTQYPEIPNIQGHPTSTQHPAESPAAWTELVLSQHPTAEPSSSWTPPDLFIQAPPRNPSPQSTPVLTMLPIDSTSPSMNAARSKHLMEIPRPQSLPAPSEDPMETISTQRPPVSAQHPTETLSSKSPPALSQYLTEILSTLVPSAPTQHPMETFDIQPPTAPTEESMETFSTRRLPALPQHPTEPPSTQSPPSTHQHPTKTFGTQIPPAPSQHPKETLSTQAPPEHPKHLTDPPSAQIPSAPLQHPMETFGTQTPQAPLQHPMKLFSTQPPPAPTETLRTLSASPVLPGPPCAGPAQPAPPVPTLSALWVRGGPCVAPALRALLWEVRGLRGQLRALARTQRRGAQRLEAIARRLGQLAALGQHLLEEPPRLYGGVGIRGGALHRRQRK, from the exons ATGAGGAGCATAcattctgcagcagaactggGTCCAGATGTTACCATGAGGAGCACACATCTTCCAGAAGAACTGGGTCCAGATGTTACCATGAAGAGctcccatcctgcagcagaactggGTCCAGATGTTACCACGAGGAGCACACATTCTGCAGCAGAACTTGATCCAGAAAGTACCGTGTGGAGCACACATCTTCCAGAAGAACTGGGTCCCGATGGTACTACGCAGAGTGTGCATTCTTCAGCAGAATTGGGCTTGGGTCTTAGCATATGGAGTGCATATCCTACAGCAGATATTTCCACATGGAGCACACGCCCTTCAGCAGAACCAGATGTAGAAGATACCATGAGGagcacacctcctgcagctgaatCAGGTCTAGAAGGTACCACATGGGATACACATTCTTCAGCCGATTTTGATCTTGATGGTACCATGAGGAGCAAACAATCTTCAGCAGAAGCAAGTCTCGAAGGCACAACAGGGAGCAAACATCTTGCAGCAGAAACAAGCCTAAGAGGTACCACGTGGAGCACTCATCCCACAGAGGGTGCAGCATCAGATGGAATAATGAGGAGAACACTTCCCACAGCAGAATCAG GTGCTGGTCCAATGGGAATCTCTGCTCTGCCCACTAGAGCTCCATCACCCTCCCCATCTTTGGCCCCCACCCTGGGGCTGTCTGTCTCTCCTGCCCTTGCTGTTCAACTGAATCCAGGCTCTGGCACTCGCTCCCAGCACCCCACAGAGGCCCCCAGGACCCAGAGACCCCCAGAACCTACCCAGTACCCTGAGATCCCCAACATCCAGGGACACCCGACATCCACCCAACACCCAGCAGAGAGCCCCGCTGCCTGGACAGAGCTTGTGCTCTCCCAACATCCCACTGCAGAGCCCTCCAGTTCCTGGACACCCCCAGACCTCTTCATCCAGGCTCCACCAAGGAACCCCAGCCCCCAGAGCACTCCAGTACTCACCATGCTCCCCATAGATTCCACCAGCCCTTCCATGAATGCTGCTCGTTCCAAGCACCTCATGGAGATCCCCAGACCCCAGAGTCTCCCAGCACCTTCTGAGGACCCCATGGAGACCATCAGTACCCAGAGACCCCCAGTATCTGCCCAGCACCCCACAGAGACTCTCAGCTCCAAGAGCCCCCCAGCACTCTCCCAGTATCTAACAGAGATCCTCAGCACACTGGTCCCCTCAGCACCCACCCAACACCCCATGGAGACCTTTGACATCCAGCCTCCCACAGCACCCACTGAAGAATCCATGGAGACCTTCAGCACCCGGAGGCTCCCAGCATTGCCCCagcaccccacagagccccccagcacccagagccCCCCATCAACCCACCAACACCCTACGAAGACCTTTGGCACCCAGATCCCCCCAGCACCCTCCCAGCACCCCAAAGAGACCCTCAGCACCCAGGCACCCCCAGAACACCCTAAGCACCTCACAGATCCCCCCAGTGCCCAGATTCCCTCAGCACCTCTCCAGCATCCAATGGAGACTTTTGGCACTCAGACTCCCCAAGCACCCCTCCAGCACCCCATGAAGTTGTTCAGCACCcagccccccccagcacccacagagACCCTCCGCACCCTTTCTGCAAGCCCTGTACTGCCTGGACCCCCATGTGCAG GTCCAGCCCAGCCAGCACCGCCTGTGCCAACACTCTCTGCACTGTGGGTCCGGGGAGGACCCTGTGTGGCCCCTGCGCTGCGGGCACTGTTGTGGGAAgtgcgggggctgcgggggcagCTGCGGGCCCTGGCTCGCACCCAGCGGAGGGGAGCTCAGCGCCTGGAGGCCATCGCCCGCCGCCTGGGCCAGCTTGCTGCCCTCGGACAGCACCTCCTGGAGGAGCCCCCCCGGCTGTACGGGGGTGTGGGCATCCGAGGGGGAGCCTTGCACAGGAGGCAACGGAAATAA
- the LOC110390396 gene encoding soluble scavenger receptor cysteine-rich domain-containing protein SSC5D-like, translating into MQPAPEQLPTRSLLVSPSAVPRVSARPRSTSSLQPTPSSQPTAGTSRKAPFLLRLAGGPGRCAGRVELLHAGSWGTVCDDGWGLLDAAVVCRQLGCGAAHKALRSAHFGPGTGPIWLDEVKCSGTEAALWHCPAEPWGRHNCDHQEDAAVICTGPEDLSPMGTSPSPPGWDPASTIPQRPLGQVLATIIPTRPQRQDPATTVIRTTARSTGQDPDTNVPSTTARSSGEDPAISVPSTTTRSAGQGRFNATSTKAGRDPIRIIRITRLKAEQDPVGIIQSTKPKAAGVTRLKAGREPGGPTRSKVGWDPAGTNRSKVGRDSVGINKTKVGLDLVGTNRSKVGRDSVGINKTKVRLDPAGTNRSKV; encoded by the exons ATGCAGCCTGCTCCCGAACAGCTGCCCACCAGGTCATTGCTGGTGTCCCCCTCTGCTGTGCCACGCGTGAGTGCCCGGCCCCGCAgcaccagctccctgcagcctaCGCCaagcagccagcccacggcaggaACGTCACGGAAGG CTCCATTCCTGCTGCGCCTGGCTGGGGGACCCGGGCGCTGTGCAGGGCGCGTGGAGCTGCTGCACGCCGGGAGCTGGGGCACGGTCTGCGATGatggctgggggctgctggatGCGGCTGtggtctgcaggcagctgggctgtggggctgcacacAAAGCCCTCCGCAGCGCCCACTTTGGCCCTGGCACCGGCCCCATCTGGCTGGACGAGGTGAAGTGCAGTGGGACAGAAGCTGCATTGTGGCACTGCCCAGCTGAGCCTTGGGGCAGGCACAACTGTGATCACCAAGAGGACGCCGCTGTCATCTGCACAG GGCCTGAAGACTTGTCACCTATGGGGACTTCCCCATCTCCCCCAGGATGGGACCCAGCCAGCACCATCCCCCAACGTCCCCTAGGACAGGTTCTGGCCACAATCATTCCCACACGTCCTCAAAGACAGGATCCAGCCACCACTGTCATTAGAACCACTGCACGATCCACAGGTCAGGATCCAGACACCAATGTTCCCAGCACCACTGCACGATCCTCAGGAGAGGATCCTGCCATCAGtgtccccagcaccaccacacGATCTGCAGGACAGGGTCGATTCAATGCCACTTCAACCAAAGCAGGGCGAGATCCCATCCGTATCATCAGGATCACCCGACTCAAAGCAGAACAGGATCCAGTCGGCATTATCCAGAGCACCAAGCCCAAGGCGGCTGGTGTCACCAGGCTGAAGGCAGGGCGGGAGCCTGGTGGCCCCACCAGGTCCAAAGTGGGATGGGATCCAGCTGGCACCAACAGGTCCAAGGTGGGACGGGATTCAGTTGGCATCAACAAGACCAAAGTGGGACTGGATCTGGTTGGCACCAACAGGTCAAAGGTGGGACGAGATTCAGTTGGCATCAACAAGACCAAAGTGAGATTGGATCCAGCTGGCACCAACAGGTCAAAGGTG